The Silvibacterium dinghuense DNA window GGCACAGGTTTGCCTGGATTCCGCTCTAAACTGAAATCGAATCCATGTCTCACTACAACAGCTTTATCCGTATTCCCGGCCTGGTCATTCGCCAGAAGCTCTGGCCGCATCCGCGCATGGGCGTGCTCGAGGCGGACGTGCTGCGCCTGCGTGTCTGGCCGCAGGATATCGACTTCAATTTCCATCTCAATAACGCCCGCTACCTGACCTTCATGGATTATGGGCGCACGCGTCTGATGGCCGCCACGGGGCTGCTGGTCCCCGCGGTGCGCGAGCACTGGACGCCGCTGGTCGGCTCGGTGTCGATCACCTATCGCCGCTCGCTCGGCTTCTGGGCGCCCTTCACGCTTTCGACGCGCCTGATGTGCTGGGACGAGAAGTGGATGTACATGGAGCAGGTTTTCGAGGGCAAGTCGGGCCTGGCGGCGATTGCCTGGGTGAAGGGGCTCTTCCGCAATGAGCAGGGCAACATTCCGCCGCAGCAGGCGATCGATCGCGTGGCTCCCGGCGTGGTGTCTCCGCCGATGTGGGAGCCGTTGCTGCAGTGGAATGAGCTGACGAAGGAAAAGCTGGCTTCGGGAGCATAGGACTGGCCGTCTAGGCCTTTCGCCTTCGGCTTCTGCCCCCTTTGGTCGGCACTTCGTGCAGTCTTGCGTCTTCCCACGTCTCAAAAGCGAGACGTGGGGCACCCGTGTTCGTGCCGCTTACAGTTCGATCTTCGTCCCCAGCAGGGCGAGGAACTGCGCGAGCCACTGCGGGTGCGCGGGCCAGGCGAAGCCGGTGACGAAGTTGCCGTCGGTGATGGCGCCGTCGGGCGGTGTTTCGACGTAGGTGGCCCCGGCGAGGCGCACCTCCGGCGCGCAGGCGGCGTAGGCCGAGATGCGCTTGCCGGTGATGACGCTTGCCGCGGCCAGCACCTGCGCCGCGTGGCAGATGGCGGCGATCGGCTTGTGCGCCTCGGCGAAGTGGCGCACGATGGCGATGACCCGCGGGTTCAGGCGGATGTACTCCGGAGCGCGGCCACCGGCGATCATCAGCGCGTCATAGTCGCTCTCGCGGACATCGGCGAAGGTCGCGTTCAACGTGAAGTGGTGGCCGGGCTTCTCGGTGTAGGTCTGGTCGCCCTCGAAGTCATGGATGGCGGTCTTGATGGTCTGGCCGGCCTTTTTGTCCGGGCAGACAGCGTGCACCGTGTGGCCCACGGTAAGCAGTGTCTGGAAGGGGACCATCACCTCGTAGTCCTCGGCGAAATCGCCGACGAGGAAGAGGATTTTTTTGGCAGCCATGGGGATTCTCCTTGAGGCCCGTACCGGGCATGCCTCTTCATCATAGGAGGCGCAGATTGCGGGAGAATGATTTTTGTCGCGACGGCTGCACATCGGGCTTGACCCTGCCCTTGCGTCAGGGGCGAGGATGTCTGTGGTGAGACCCATGAGCACCTTCCGCATCCAGCAGTTCGCAACGCTTGCCGGAGTTACGGTTCGGACCCTGCACCACTACGACCGGCTCGGGCTGCTTTCCCCGGCGCATCGTTCTGAGCGCGGCTACCGGCTTTACTGTCACGAGGATCTCGGTCGTCTGGAGCGAATTCTTGTGCTGCGGTACCTGGGCCTTTCGCTGCGCGAGATTGCCGCGCTGCTGAGCGCTCCGGCAGGCCATGGTTCTGGAAGCCCGGAGCCGCTGGCCGTCACTCTTCGGCGTCAGCAGGCGGCGCTGCGGCAGCGGCGCCATGGCCTGGATCGCGTCCTCGGCGCCATTGAGCACGCGCAGCGGCGCGCAAAGGAAGAAGTTGCGGAACCCGAATGGCTCCTCTACCAAACCATTCTCGAGGAGATACACATGCAGGAATCTACCGATTGGACGGAGAAGTACTACAGTCCGAAGGCCGCTGAGGTGCTTCGGGAGCGGCGCGCAGCGATGACGCCGGAACAGATGGCGGAAAACGGCA harbors:
- a CDS encoding acyl-CoA thioesterase, whose amino-acid sequence is MSHYNSFIRIPGLVIRQKLWPHPRMGVLEADVLRLRVWPQDIDFNFHLNNARYLTFMDYGRTRLMAATGLLVPAVREHWTPLVGSVSITYRRSLGFWAPFTLSTRLMCWDEKWMYMEQVFEGKSGLAAIAWVKGLFRNEQGNIPPQQAIDRVAPGVVSPPMWEPLLQWNELTKEKLASGA
- a CDS encoding DJ-1/PfpI family protein, with the translated sequence MAAKKILFLVGDFAEDYEVMVPFQTLLTVGHTVHAVCPDKKAGQTIKTAIHDFEGDQTYTEKPGHHFTLNATFADVRESDYDALMIAGGRAPEYIRLNPRVIAIVRHFAEAHKPIAAICHAAQVLAAASVITGKRISAYAACAPEVRLAGATYVETPPDGAITDGNFVTGFAWPAHPQWLAQFLALLGTKIEL
- a CDS encoding MerR family transcriptional regulator; the encoded protein is MSTFRIQQFATLAGVTVRTLHHYDRLGLLSPAHRSERGYRLYCHEDLGRLERILVLRYLGLSLREIAALLSAPAGHGSGSPEPLAVTLRRQQAALRQRRHGLDRVLGAIEHAQRRAKEEVAEPEWLLYQTILEEIHMQESTDWTEKYYSPKAAEVLRERRAAMTPEQMAENGRRWKALFDDIQGAIDRNASPDSAEGRMLLARWMRLADEFTQGDPEIGEGWRRMFEDESHWPNDERAARLRETMPKPEYWAFFRQAVQACLRHG